The Photobacterium sp. TY1-4 DNA window GTCCTGCCGTCCATTGGCCAGGGGGTGTATGGACTGACAATTGATGAGTGATGGCACAGTTGTTTTGGTTCGTCGTTAGAACCTCCGGAAAACGGAGCCCGTCGTCACTGGTTTCGGTCCGGGTTTGTAACCGGTACTGTAACGTTTGGTTGGCAATGGCGAGCAACAGTTGTTCTTTCCTGCGCGCTGGCGTGTCGGAGTGACGTACGAAAGGCTGGACCAGTGTCAGGGAAATTTGCGAACGAATGTTCGGGTGGATAAAGGCTGCCGCCTGAACGCTGTCCTTCAAGGGATTGGGCTCGGGAAAGTAATAGGTTTCCGACTTCCCGGGGGTGTTCCACGTTTGAAATTGTGTCTTGATCCGCCGGCGAAGCTGATCAAGGTTGAAATTTCCGGCAATGATCAGGCGGGTATTCGCGGGTGTGTAATATTGGCTGTAGTAGGCCTTTAATCGTTGCGGAGTAATTTGGTCGATCCCGGTGTGAGTGCCGAGCGGGATATGCTCTTTTAACTGGCATGCCGGCGCCAGGAAGCTCATGTTATGAATTAAAGCACCGAGCTGTGGGGTTTGGCGCTCTCGAATTTCAGCCTGTAAGATTGGGCGTTCTTTTTCAACCGCCGAAGGCTCAATGCTGAGCTCAGAGGCAACTTCACGCAGAAAATATCAAGCGGCATCCAGGCTCTCTGCGGTATCCGGCGTCTCTAACTTATAAATGGTCTCGTCGAACAGGGTTTCGGCATTGAGGTGTGAGCCGAATGAGATCCCATGCTTTTCCAGAAAGGGGACCATCTCATTTTCTCTGAGGTGAGTTGAGCCATTGAATGCCATATGTTCCAAAAAGTGGGCCAGGCCCGGCTCATAGCCAGCGTCTTCCTGTAATGAACCTGCGGCTATCCGCATTCTGACCGATGCACCGGGCTGAGAGCTGTCGGTTTTAATCAAAATAACCTGCATGCCGTTATCGAGACGGGAAAGATGGTAATGTGGCGCCAGTGGCATAGCGGTAACTTCTTCAATGGGTTCCGGATGGCTGGTGGCGAGGGACAAGGCGGGATTCATGGCTGAAAGGACACTGAGTAATGCCAGGCAGAAATGAAGCCGGCGGGGGGCGTTGTGTTGTCGCATGGAATGACCTTTTCAAGTGGTTTGAACGGCTATTATTGTAGATAAGCCTTTCTTGATAAAGGCATTATTAAAAAGTATACCGATGAGATACCCAAAGATTCTGAATGTGATACGTCAGCAAGGGAGGCGTGATGGCTGGGGGCTGGCTGGCGTGTTATCGCCACCCTGAAGGTGGCGATGATAAGTCGGAGCTTCCGACTAATGACGCATGATTTTAGCGTTGGTTTTTCCCGGATGCTTCATCAAATGGGTATGTCGGTTGGTGGCGGTTTGCGCCATATCATCCAGGATACGGCTTAGATCAGAAGTCTCCAGACACTCTTGAATCAGCGGCTCACACTTCATACTGGTGCCGAGTTCATAATGGCAGTCTCGTTCAGGATAGAAATCAATATCGGTTTCCCTGAACTTATGACTGTCTGTCAACTCATTGAACATGGAAGCCACAGTATGGCAGAACGCATTGTAGACCTCGTTGGTGTTGCGGGCCGTGCTGATTTTATTTCGGAAATCAGGCGCATAGGATTTTTCCAATTTGGAAAACGAAACTTGTGTCGTCATGCTGTTTTCCTCCTGTGTTACGTGCTTTTCCCTATTAACTATATACCCAAACAATTTCCTCGGAGCATCGCATCTTGACCTTGTGTGAAGAAATAGCAGGTAAATGCCGGACGCAATGGCTTGGTTAGTTTGAAGGTTTACAGCCCATGTTGTTTGAAGAACTGCCATATTTCCTGCGCACCGTGGATATCCATGTTTTTCGGACCCAGCAAGCGGGGAAGATCCGGTGTCCGGCTGCCGGGAAAATTATGCCCGCCGCCTTCAATTTGATAGAGCACGACTTCAAGCGGAGAAGGCTGGCATTGATAGCGCAGGCGTCTGACACGTGAGTGATCGTCGGTGTTGATATCGGCAAATATCGTGATGCTTGGCAGGGGATCACAGTGGTTTTGCCGCAGCCAGAATTCAAGGGTAGCGTCGGTCGAGGCGACTTTGCCCATTTTCTTCGTCAGGAAGCCGACGTCTCCTCCGGACCAGGGCACGAGTGGATCAGCGGTGCCGTTCATCAGCAACACAGGCAGCGAGGTTTTGGGGGTGCAGCGATTGATCAGATTGGCTGGCATATTGGCAATGACCGGCGCAATGGCAGCCAGTTTCTCACTGGCTTCGCACCCCATGCGTAGCGTCATCATGCCGCCGTTCGACAGGCCCATCATAAAGATCCGCTTCGGATCTGCATGGTATTCGGCAACTAGGTGTTCGATTAAGGCTGACAGAAAGCCAACATCATCCACCGACATCACTTCACGCGACCGCCGGGCGGCTTTCTCCCGGCCGTCATTCCATTGCGCGGTTATCCCGTTTGGATACACTATGATCATGCCATCCTGAGCTGCCAGTCGCTCAAATCCGGCGCGCTGTGCGAGTTCATCCCCATCAGTTCGTCCGCCGCCATGTAAAGCGATGACCACAGCAGCCGCTGACGTGGATGTCTTATCGGGTGGCGGCAAATGCAGGTAGAAGTCCCGCACTATACCCTTGACCGTGATGGTCTGGCGGGAGAGATCCGAGCCGGGATCCGGAGCAGCGGCAGCAAGCGTTGATACCATGAACAGTGCGATGAACAGTCGTCGCAAGTTCAGGTTGGAAAAGAAGGGCATGGTGTGCTTCATCGGGGGATGCTCCGGACTCCGGGGAATGATGATGACCGATGATTGTAAGTCGTCGCGAACCCGAAGCTGGTCCGAGCAATTGGCCACAGCGGGTCGTGGTGCTCAGATTTATTGTCAATCAACAGGTTGTTGACCCAGGCTTTGGTTGCCGAAATTGAACATTTATAAAAATAGCGGACAGGTGCATTTTTGCGACAAAAGGCTTCCAGCCGGGTTCCTATACTGATGCTTGACGTCCATTACGGTCATTATTTTTAGAACTCAGCGTAATGGGGATGCGGAAGTTTCAGGGGGCGATATGATGTGCTCAACCAGACAGGGCAGATGGATGCTGTTGGTGTTGATAGTTGCTCAGGCACCGGGTTTTGCTGCAGAGCAGCAAGAGGATGATAGCCTGGCCGGTCGTTTGTCGGACGAAATGTATCAGGCCATCTCCGATCTGATGCTGATGGCAAACGATTTTCGGGGAGATAATGTCTCACCAAAAAACTTCAGACAAAATCCTCATAGCCAGACGTATGTTTTTTCGGCACCCGGGCGTCAGGAAACCGCGCTTCGAACATCCAGCTTGCGTGCAGCGGCCAAGGACAGTGCACGGGAAAGTCGCGCCTCGGGAACGGCTCAGCCGCCGTATTCTGAATTGACCGTTTACCAGGACGGTGCTTACGGAGAGCAAAACTACACCCGCCTCGGGGCCTATTTTCGGGTGGATAATAATCCGCAGGTTCGAGACCGCGCAGCGTTGAGCGCCGAGTCCTCGCGTGAGCAGGAAGGGTATGCTTTAACTCTGGGCGGTGACTACCTGCTCAATGATCACTACTTGTTTGGCTTGGCCCTCGGGCTGCCGTTTTACGATGTGAACGACAGCAACCGTGAGCGTGGAAATGCCGGCCTGGTTGCTTCCGGTTACTTCAGCTACTTTCGTGACAATTGGTATCTGGACTTCACGGCCAGTTATGCCTTGATGGATACGGACATTGAACGGCGGATCTCGTTTTACAGCGATTCGGTCGTCAACAGCGCCAATGAAGCGGACTCTGATCTGTGGGTCTTCGCCCTTGGCAGTGGGTATGTGTTTAATTATGACTATCTGAATGTTGCGTTTGAAAGCAGCATTGAATATACGCTGTCTGATTCGGAGCGTTATTCTGAGCGGCTATCCAAGGGAAATGCCAATTATCTGCTGTCCAAAATTGATAATATCAATGAACTGGAGTCGATGCGGTTTATTACGGGGTTGAGTATTTCCCATCCGTTTCGTTCCAGTCTCGGGATATTTCAGCCATATGCGCGCGGGTTTCTCCATTATGATGTGAATGACGGTTCTGAGCGCATTATTAGTCAGCTTAAAGCCGATCAATCCGGCAGTGTGTTGCCCATTATTGTCGAAACGGATGATTCCGTCTATGGCCGGGTTCACCTGGGCTTGTCCGGTGCTTTTAACAAAGATTGGCATGCATACGCAGAAGCAAGTACGTTGGTTGGCCTCGATGATATGTCCGCCTACGCGTTTTCTGTCGGTGTGAGTATGTCTTTAGATTAATTGAATGTCGCAATTGTTGGTGTCGTCATTTTATTTACGGGGCTGGAATGGTTTGATTTATTTTGTCTATTTTTCTCTTGGCGCTGAAATATAACTCCAGCTCCACCATGACCCCCGGATTTATTTTGTAATCAAACTCATCCTGAAAGTTCAGCTCAGGTGTCACCGTCAGATAAACCCAATCTTTATATAATCGATTTTTCCAGCTTGCCGTGACCCAGGCATTGGTAATTGCATATGTTGGGCGCGAGTCTGCACTTATCCCAAGTGTGTAGGTCATCAGGCTGTTGTCGCTGATGCGATCTAAAATTTGCGCTTGCTGGACAAATTCCCAATTATCATCAATGTCAAGAAATTGCAGGTTGGTACTTAATTTAAATAGGGTTGAGACGTAGCGATCTTCTGCGAAATAAAAGTCAATTGACGTTAAAATACCGGGGCCTTTTGAGTGATAGTAGAATATTTCCTGTTTTATCTGACTGGTCCAGTTGTAGTTGATTCGGTCGGTGCGGTGGATATCGGCGCGGGTAAAAGGGTCGAGCGGTAGCCTTAATTTCAGGCCGATATCAAAATTGGGTTTCCACTCTCCCAGTTGCATGCCTTGCAGCCTGAAGCCGCCAATTGCCCGATTGATCCCGTCATCCGAACGATTACTGATCCCCCGTTCTTTATCTTCGAGCCGGTCGAAATCATCCGGGTCCGTATCCAGGATCAGCTTCCAGTTTTTTTCCGTGTGGGGCAGGTCTAACCGTAAGTAGACGTTGGAGTCTGTGTCGAAATAATTACGATGTTCGTAGCGGAGACGTTGCCGTAGGCGAAGATAACTTTGGTTATTGAGTGGGGCTTCATCGTCCTCCATGCCGATGAATTGATCGATGCTGGTACTGTAATCGTGAATGGTGTCTGCTAGGGATAACTGCGTATCATCAATCCAAAGCAGCCAGTCCGATGCTTCGTTGGCGGGTGAGGTCAGTTGCCGGTCGACCAGCGCCGGACTTCCCTCCACCGTCAGTGGCGCCGCGATTAATGGGGCAGCAAAAGTCCAGGATGCCAAAAATACCGGGACATAACTCGGGAATGGTATCTTGGCGTATAACCGTGGTTGGAATTTCCGCTTCGGAATCGAAGCCAATACACTGAACCAATAAAGTGAAGATTGAAACTGCACATGTTCACCTGTTATTAGTTTTGATGATAAGTGTTCACCACAAATTAAAATCAAGACGAAACAGCAACAAGGATGTCACTTGCTTATCTTTTATTGTAGCGTATTGTGTTCAATCGCCTGTGAAAGTTAACCAGGGGAGAAAACAAAAATGTACAAAGATACTCTTTTTTCGGTAGCCTGATTTCAGGGTATCTATCTGATAAATTGAACCTTTATATTTCTCAGAGCCGCAGCTGACATTCTCTGTTACAGACAATTGCTAGTAAAAATTTATGACATAAGAAAATATCAACTACACTTTAGTTGGTTCGGAAATCTGTACAGCAGAGTACATGATTAAGGGCGGATGACTGATGGAGTAGGATGATGGAAAGTTCAGACTTTGATGGAATCAAACGGGATATATCACTAACCGTCACGGGTATTTTTGAAGACTTTGAGCAGGAGCACAATTGTTTACCCACGCTTGAGGAGTTCAGAAAACTGTTTGATGGCTATGCTGAACAGTATATTGGCCCGTTGGACAAGTTAAGGGTTGAAGGGATTTCCAGCCAACTGGAAAAACGACAGGCCAGGGAGCAAAAAATTTGGCGTGCTGCCAGTGAGCTGGAAGCCGAGCAGCGCGCTTTACGCTCTTAACTCCACCAATCACACAGTGCAGTAATTTCTCTCCTTTAAAACGTTGACGATGGTTACCTTGATCGAAGTAACCATCGTCTTTTTTCTTCAGCGGTTGTGTCGGTGGTCAGCTTTTGCCTGCAGCGCCAGGGATGCTTTTGAGGTCGGCTGTTTGCCCAGCTCGCGGCAAATCGCCCAGCCGGCTTCGGCAACGCTCGGTAAATCGACGCCGGTTTCAATGCCGAGTCCCTGACATAGATAGAGAACATCTTCGGTTGCAACATTGCCGCTGGCGCCCTTGGCGTAGGGGCATCCTCCCAGGCCAGCGGTACTGCTGTCAATGGTGGCGACCCCCATGCAAAGCGCCTGGTAGATATTTGCCAGCGCCTGCCCCCAGGTATCGTGAAAATGTACGGCCAGGCGGTGCAAGGGAACTGCGCTGCCGACCTGATCCAGCATCGCGGCGATGCGCCCGGGCGTCCCGGTGCCGATGGTATCTCCGAGGGAGATTTCGTAGCAGCCGAGTTCGCTGAGTTCCCGTGCAACCCGGGCAACCTGCGATGGTGCGGTCGGGCCATCATAAGGACAATCGGCGACACAGGAGAGGTATCCTCGCACCGGGATACCATGGGCCTCAGCCAGCGCCATCACGGGTTCAAACCGCTTGTGGCTGTCGGCAATCGAGCAATTAATATTGCGCTGGCTGAATCCCTCAGAAGCCGATGTAAAGATAGCGACTTGATTGGCCCCGGCCAGCAAGGCCTGCTCAAATCCTTGCTGGTTTGGGGTCAGGGCCGAATAGATCACCCCCGGTCGGCGATCAATTCGGGTCATAACATCGTGGGAGTCAGCCATCTGCGGCACCCATTTCGGGGAAACAAAAGCCCCGGATTCAATATGGGTCAACCCGGTTTGTGAAAGCTGGTTGATGAAACGAATCTTGGCTTCCGTACTGACGTTCACTTCATTCTGCAAGCCATCCCGGGCGCCGACTTCAACGATTCGGGCGGTTTTGGGGAGAGTGGTCATGCGCGCGGACTCCTATTCCGTAAACTCAACCAGTAGGTCGCCATGCGCCACCTGATCGCCGATCGCATACAACACCGCCGAGAGAGTGCCCGGGTGCGGGGCTCGGACGGTATATTCCATTTTCATCGCTTCAATCACCAGCAGCGGTTGATCTTTTTCGACGGTATTACCGGCTTGGCAAAGGAGGGCGGTAACAATGCCGTTGAGCGGGGCAACGGCTTGCTGCGCCTGATCTTCGTGCGATTGCTCCCGCTCGATATCGTGACCGGTTAGGTACGGGATGTGCCAGCGCTGATAAAAAATATGCGTTTTCGTCTCATGATGGACGTGAGTGAAGCGGTAGCGCTTTGTTTGGAGCTCAATCTCAAACAACTGGCTGTCAGCCTGTGGGGGCATGGTCATCAGACGAATGCGATTGTGGTTGTGACTGATATCCAGGTCGTGAAGCTGATCGTCGATGGTGATTTGGGTCAGGGATAGCGAGCCCTGGCTGGTGCCAATCGCCGGATCGACCGGGGCGATCTCGAAGCGAAACAGATAGGTTTCTCCTTTCAGGGTTCGAACCGGGACAACGTGATAAGGGCGTTGGTTCAGCCGCCAGTGACTCATCGGCGATGTTGGTTTGATGGCAGATAGCGCAGCAAAGAGCGCCGTGAGTGGGACTGCAATCGGCGCGTCACCTTGCTGATTAGGCGGGAACGCAATGGCCGGTGCATCGTCTCCGTTCAGGTCATCCTGATGATCCTGAATGAAGTGAGTGGTCATCGCGGCCTGGACGAACACCGGATGGTTGATGATCTGCTGGAGGTAGCTGATGTTGGTTTCCAAACCGACGATCCGGTATTCCGCCAGCGCTGATGAGAGTTGGCGGATGGTTTCGTGCCGCTCAGGCGACCAGACGATGAGTTTGGCCAGCATCGGATCATAATGAGAAGTGACGATGTCACCTTGACAGATACCTGAGTCAACCCGGACTTGCACGCCGCCAGGTATGAGCGGGGCGCTATGCTCGGGCTCGGCCAGGTAGGCCAGGGTACCGGACGAGGGCAGAAAATCCTGAGCCGGATCTTCGGCATAAATTCGGACTTCCATCGCGTGTCCCCGGTGTGAAATTTCATGTTGCTGCAATGGAAGGGGGCTGCCTTCTGCTACGCAGATCTGCCAGTGAACGAGATCCTGTCCGGTCACGAGTTCCGTCACCGGATGTTCAACCTGTAGCCGGGTGTTCATTTCCATGAAGTAGAACTGACCTTGCCCATCCAGCAGAAATTCGACGGTTCCGGCTCCCACGTAGCCGATGGCCTTGGCGGCATTGACGGCTGCTTCACCCATCGCCGTGCGTAAGTGCTCCGGCAGGTTTGGTGCCGGGGCTTCTTCGACAATTTTCTGATGCCGACGCTGGATTGAGCAGTCCCGATCGGACAGATAGACGGTATTGCCGTTCATATCGGCAAAGACCTGAACTTCGATATGGCGTGGATTGGTCAGGTATTTTTCAATCAGAACCAGATCGTCGCCAAACGCGGATCGGGCTTCGCGTTTGGCACTTTGTATCGCCTCCGGCAGCGCGTCAGCATGTTCGACAATCCGCATCCCCTTGCCGCCGCCACCCAGCGCGGCTTTGACCAACACCGGGTAACCGATATCCGCTGCGGCTTTAACCAGAATATTCAGGTCATTGTCCTCGCCATGATAACCGGGCAGGAGCGGAACTTGGGCGCACGCCATAATGCTTTTTGCTTCAGACTTTGAGCTCATAGCCAGCATGGCTTTGACCGGAGGACCGATAAAAATCAGGTCATTTTGCTGGCAGGCTTGCGCCAGCTCGGCATTTTCAGACAGAAAACCGTAGCCGGGGTGAATGGCATCGGCATCCAGCGCGGTGGCAGCCTCGATGATTCGGGAGACGTTCAGATAGGAAGCTTGTGCCGATGCCGGCCCGATCAGCACCGCGTGGTCGGCCATACGGACATGCTTGGCATGTCGGTCGGCTTCCGAGTATACCGCAATGGTTTCAATGCCCATCGCCTGTGCAGTTTTCATGATCCGACAGGCGATTTCACCCCGGTTGGCCACCAGTAGCCGGGTTATTTTACGGCTGGCAGTGGCAGTGGCGATGACGGTAGCGGATGACGCTGGTTCACCTTCGGCCTGGTCATGGTGGGCCGGGCTTGTGCTCATTTGAGGATCGGAGGACTCAAAAGACGCGTCCTTGCTCAGGGAAACAAGAGTTTTGTCCGTAAACTTATTCATAGCGGGGGCTCCATGCCGGTGGTCGCCGGGCAAAAAAGGCGGCCAGTCCTTCCTGGCCTTCGGGGGATACGCGAATATCAGCAATCAGCTGGCTGGTTTTTTTCATCAGTGCCGGATCGATTTCATGTTGATCACAGAGCTGGCAGAGCAATTTGGTTTGCGCCAGCGATTGCGGGCTGTTCTCAAGCAAAAGGGCGACCAGCTCTTCAACCCGGGTTTCCGGTTGCTCTGAGATCTCGTGCAGCAATCCCAGTTGCTGTGCGGTCGTAGCGTCCATGGACTCGGCGGTCAGCATATAGCGGCGCGCCTGACGTTGTCCGATAGTCCGGCAGACGTAGGGGCCGATGGTTGCCGGCAATAACCCGATCCGGACTTCGCTCAGGCAGAATCGGGCGTCGGGGCTGGCAACCGCGATGTCGCAACAACAAATCAGCCCCAGGGCACCACCGAAGGCACTGCCCTGAATCTGGGCAATGGTCGGTGTTGGGAAGGTATCTAACTCATACAGCAAAGCTGCCAGCTCCAGTGCGTCGGCGCGGTTCTTCTTCACACTGTGCTCTGCCATCGACATCATCCATTCCAGATCGGCACCGGCGGAGAAGTGCTTGCCGTTTGCCTTCAGGAGCAGCACCCGCAGACCGGGATGATGCTTGAGCTTGCGCAGATAGCCGAGCAGACTCTGGATGATCGCCGCATGAAACGCATTGTGTTTGCTGACCCGGTTGAAGGTCAGGGTGGCAATGCCTGACTCGGTCACGGTACAGAGCACTTCGGCATCTGCCGTACAGTGCCAATGTCCGGGATCGTAATCACGTGCCGGTTTCCCATTGTGTTGCTGCGTCATGGTTT harbors:
- a CDS encoding enoyl-CoA hydratase-related protein, which encodes MTQQHNGKPARDYDPGHWHCTADAEVLCTVTESGIATLTFNRVSKHNAFHAAIIQSLLGYLRKLKHHPGLRVLLLKANGKHFSAGADLEWMMSMAEHSVKKNRADALELAALLYELDTFPTPTIAQIQGSAFGGALGLICCCDIAVASPDARFCLSEVRIGLLPATIGPYVCRTIGQRQARRYMLTAESMDATTAQQLGLLHEISEQPETRVEELVALLLENSPQSLAQTKLLCQLCDQHEIDPALMKKTSQLIADIRVSPEGQEGLAAFFARRPPAWSPRYE
- a CDS encoding autotransporter outer membrane beta-barrel domain-containing protein; this encodes MLIVAQAPGFAAEQQEDDSLAGRLSDEMYQAISDLMLMANDFRGDNVSPKNFRQNPHSQTYVFSAPGRQETALRTSSLRAAAKDSARESRASGTAQPPYSELTVYQDGAYGEQNYTRLGAYFRVDNNPQVRDRAALSAESSREQEGYALTLGGDYLLNDHYLFGLALGLPFYDVNDSNRERGNAGLVASGYFSYFRDNWYLDFTASYALMDTDIERRISFYSDSVVNSANEADSDLWVFALGSGYVFNYDYLNVAFESSIEYTLSDSERYSERLSKGNANYLLSKIDNINELESMRFITGLSISHPFRSSLGIFQPYARGFLHYDVNDGSERIISQLKADQSGSVLPIIVETDDSVYGRVHLGLSGAFNKDWHAYAEASTLVGLDDMSAYAFSVGVSMSLD
- a CDS encoding alpha/beta hydrolase family esterase, with the protein product MKHTMPFFSNLNLRRLFIALFMVSTLAAAAPDPGSDLSRQTITVKGIVRDFYLHLPPPDKTSTSAAAVVIALHGGGRTDGDELAQRAGFERLAAQDGMIIVYPNGITAQWNDGREKAARRSREVMSVDDVGFLSALIEHLVAEYHADPKRIFMMGLSNGGMMTLRMGCEASEKLAAIAPVIANMPANLINRCTPKTSLPVLLMNGTADPLVPWSGGDVGFLTKKMGKVASTDATLEFWLRQNHCDPLPSITIFADINTDDHSRVRRLRYQCQPSPLEVVLYQIEGGGHNFPGSRTPDLPRLLGPKNMDIHGAQEIWQFFKQHGL
- a CDS encoding M16 family metallopeptidase; this translates as MRQHNAPRRLHFCLALLSVLSAMNPALSLATSHPEPIEEVTAMPLAPHYHLSRLDNGMQVILIKTDSSQPGASVRMRIAAGSLQEDAGYEPGLAHFLEHMAFNGSTHLRENEMVPFLEKHGISFGSHLNAETLFDETIYKLETPDTAESLDAA
- a CDS encoding hydroxymethylglutaryl-CoA lyase: MTTLPKTARIVEVGARDGLQNEVNVSTEAKIRFINQLSQTGLTHIESGAFVSPKWVPQMADSHDVMTRIDRRPGVIYSALTPNQQGFEQALLAGANQVAIFTSASEGFSQRNINCSIADSHKRFEPVMALAEAHGIPVRGYLSCVADCPYDGPTAPSQVARVARELSELGCYEISLGDTIGTGTPGRIAAMLDQVGSAVPLHRLAVHFHDTWGQALANIYQALCMGVATIDSSTAGLGGCPYAKGASGNVATEDVLYLCQGLGIETGVDLPSVAEAGWAICRELGKQPTSKASLALQAKADHRHNR
- a CDS encoding acetyl-CoA carboxylase biotin carboxylase subunit, encoding MNKFTDKTLVSLSKDASFESSDPQMSTSPAHHDQAEGEPASSATVIATATASRKITRLLVANRGEIACRIMKTAQAMGIETIAVYSEADRHAKHVRMADHAVLIGPASAQASYLNVSRIIEAATALDADAIHPGYGFLSENAELAQACQQNDLIFIGPPVKAMLAMSSKSEAKSIMACAQVPLLPGYHGEDNDLNILVKAAADIGYPVLVKAALGGGGKGMRIVEHADALPEAIQSAKREARSAFGDDLVLIEKYLTNPRHIEVQVFADMNGNTVYLSDRDCSIQRRHQKIVEEAPAPNLPEHLRTAMGEAAVNAAKAIGYVGAGTVEFLLDGQGQFYFMEMNTRLQVEHPVTELVTGQDLVHWQICVAEGSPLPLQQHEISHRGHAMEVRIYAEDPAQDFLPSSGTLAYLAEPEHSAPLIPGGVQVRVDSGICQGDIVTSHYDPMLAKLIVWSPERHETIRQLSSALAEYRIVGLETNISYLQQIINHPVFVQAAMTTHFIQDHQDDLNGDDAPAIAFPPNQQGDAPIAVPLTALFAALSAIKPTSPMSHWRLNQRPYHVVPVRTLKGETYLFRFEIAPVDPAIGTSQGSLSLTQITIDDQLHDLDISHNHNRIRLMTMPPQADSQLFEIELQTKRYRFTHVHHETKTHIFYQRWHIPYLTGHDIEREQSHEDQAQQAVAPLNGIVTALLCQAGNTVEKDQPLLVIEAMKMEYTVRAPHPGTLSAVLYAIGDQVAHGDLLVEFTE